TACATCGATGAATATACAGCAAAAGTgatgaaagtttttttttgtatatggtatatgtatatatatatataatatatatcgTAGGCTTCGATTCGATTCTCTcggttctctttctctcttagCGCGCATCCCGCCGTgtcttgttttgcttgttttttttttgttttgcttctactATATACTTCACAACACTCGGGCGACCTGTGtcaataataatagtaataatataatatactATATGTTTTTTATCTGTCTTTTTTCTGCATATATATactctatatctctctctatatgtatatatgtatattctTGTCCTGTCGTTTTGCTaactttactttattttacttgttttgtttttttcatttttagttGTAAACTGTAGCCGAACGTATGTTTATCGCGATTccttgttttgttggttggttttcctttttagtttttagtagATAATACAATGGTTCATtcatgtttgatttgtttcgtGTTGTTTTCTCGCTTTCTTCTCTTTTAAGTAATATTATTGTAATAGCAATAATTTAGTAACacttgtattttgtttttttttgtttaattatttaattataatttaattattgtatTAGATTTCGTTATCTTGCTTCTTCAACTTATTCtctttatttgctttttttcttcaatttattCTTTTGagcgtctctctctcttcctctctctaaccctctctgtctctcgctctcttcacTTAGCCGTTATTTCCTAACACCATATGATGGTCGATATCGTTGTTGGCCTTTTCCTACTCTCAGTTGCACTTAAGGCGGCATTCTTCAACTACTCGCTACTGTTTTGATACCCCACTGCTACCGCGTAAATAATGCAACCTCCTGCTTTTGCTGTACTACATTTTGTACAGTGAATACTTTACGATTCCATCACGCATCAGCCGCTTCCTCGGCCACTTCCGTACACGACGTAACACTATTATTGCatttgttaatattttaaaccttAGTAAATGGGCCGACCCACACTGTCCACTGTGCCGTTGGGTCCTAACAATGCTTTACGTAACAATGATAACAGAAAACGGAAACAGAAATAGAACCAAAACGTGTCGCAGCGCAAAATACTACTACAATTCAGTAATGCTGTAACTGcaccctttctctctctctctctctctctttctctaccCCTCGCTCTTTTCTCAGTTCAATTGGGTCACCGCTAACTCTGGTGTACTGGTTCGGTTTTTCGCACTAAGTGTAACCATTCTTCTTACCTATAATGTGCTGCGTGTTCTCGCACGCATCTCCCAACGGCTTGCGCTAAGAAAAGCGTGACGGGGCTTGTGTATCACTAGCAAAACGTATGCAGCAAAGTTAACGCTTACTTACACATctaaacaaagcaacaaataACAGCTTCTTCGACTTCTTCCACTTCTTACACCAAAGTTTAATTAGCAACTAAGAATGTAAAAACCATTGCACGCATGTTTGTCTCACGCCCTTGATTTGTTCAAATAGGGTGtaagcagcagctgcagtaAACCATAGTGGCGACTTCTACAGGCAACAGGCAGCCAACCAAAACCAACTAAAATTCTTTAATATGGCAACGTAACTCCATTCTCCCATTTTCCCGTTGCTTGGTGACcttaaatgttgtttttttaaacggtcggaagtgtgtgtgtgtgtgcgcacgtGAATTTACGTCTTATTTAATTAGATAACAGATTGGTCTACCCAtccaaaaaatgaaaaaaaactaatacatCATGCTAAGTAGAATTGGATACTACCAATGGAAATACTGATACTGCGCTCGTCCATGCCCACTATCAGGCTAGCGCTTGGTAAGTTACCGAGCAGAAAGCGAACAGCGACGAAACTCATCACCAGCACCAGGACCCAACAGGGGCATATTCTCTAATCTGGCGTACTATAAATCCTCGCCACAACTCGGTTCCAATCTCACACACCAGCTAATCCTCTAGTGACACATGATTTGCACACTCAACTTTGCACATACgctctgctgctgatgctctGATACCTGGTTGACTTAGAACGGACAAGATAGTACCCCAGGCTTTGGCCTATGGCTGTCTTCCACTAGTGCCTTTTAACGATTATAAATCTTTCACCAACGCCACCGTGTATGTTTGGCCGTCTGTATACAGGGAGCTCCAATGTTTAAGCCATCCGTCCACCACTGTGTGGGCTCAATTGTTTTGTGAGCAAATCTAGGGCGCCATCAGCCGTTACGGCTGATCTCTCAAGCTGTGTGTTTAAACTCCACAACCCACGGCGCATCCCATTTATCACGTTCTAATGCTTCGTACAACAAATCCGCATACATactccacatacacacacacatacacacacccaggCCAAACACAATGTGACACACAGTGTGAGATAATGTGGCCGAGGGTGGTCGTACTGCTAGAACCCGTAAAGCACACatcacttttttgcttttcaaccGGCCCTCTCCGATTGGTCCAATTAAACGTTTGCAGCACATTCTGGCCGCTCTGGCATTTTAATAAGTACTTGTCTATTAATCAATCTGTCTCGTAGCTCGTAGACTTACGACTCGATGCCTCTGATCAATCGCATCTTTTCGTGTCGAATGGAACTCAGTGTTCACTTGGGTGTTGGGCTGAGACTAAGCAACTTGCTAAGATCTACAAAAAACGGTCTAGTCTTTTTAGAACAGGGATTTTGTTtgcgcaccaaaaaaaaaacatatagtTGAAAAAGTTGAATGGCTAATGTGCGAATGGGTGCCACTGTTTACTTATGCGTTAGAATCACCTCGAGAAGCTCTGATCTTCACGCTGTCAGGCGACCAAGAGCATCATGCTTTCCTCCGATCAAAAGATGCTAATTGAACAGTGGAACAGATCTGGGTGATAGCTTCTTCGGCGCTTTATAATGATCTCATAGATCTCCAACTCACAGATGATCGATAAAGACAGCGTCATATGGCTTTGAAAAATGGGaacctgtttttgttttgtaaacgCAACTCCACCAAGCATCAACTATGTGCAAACGGCTGTGTTAAAACTGTTGGCTTGGTTCCCCTCCGTTGTGATCATCACACGCGGGACCTGTTTTGGTCGAGATTTTGGAGTGGTAGAACTAACACACTAACTACatggaacaaacaaaactacgTCTGGCAGGGTTAATTACTCCgatcaacacaacacaaaactgTCTACTCCTCCGCGAATCTCCGTCATCGATGACGTCTTTATCCCTGTTTTGATGGCGTATTCGCTGACGTCAGGATGTTAGCTGCATCATGTCCCCTTTCGATGCCCGATGCACTAAGATGTAGTAACATCGTCACAACCCCCTTCACCTCGTCATCTACAACGGGCCGGAACCGGAGGAGCATCGTGCAACCGATCGTCGGTGCAATTTGGAGTTCGATTATTGTCATTTCCACAAACCAATCTTCCTTGGGGCCTGCGCGCGCTCGCGGGTGGGACCACACTACTGGGGCGGGGGAGAAGATTGGTTCAAAATATGGTTCCGGCCGCTGTCGTTGCCATCATCCACCTCGCAAACAACGCTtacaaacatcaaaaacaagaacagtaacatcaacagcaacaccGTCAACCGCCGGAACGTGCCCTCGGGCTCGCGTGGGTCGCGTGTGGTTTGTTTTCCACTGaaacacaaccacaacaaaaaaacaaaccaaatcgTCATCAAATTATCCTCATTTTGACCCACCATACCGTTGGGGGGAGCAGGGTAAAGGAAGAAGTTGGGGGAGATAATAATGTCATGCTCATGAAACACGTATTTAACAAGAAATAACAATTAGTGAACATGATATCGATAAATCGGTGACGTCGTCGATGGGGCCCCGCGTAGGCTCTTCAGAGTGTTGTTTCGGTTTTCTTTGGTGATTTGTTGGTTACATGTGTGTGTCGTAGCTGTTTGTATTCCGACAGTCAATCCCCCGAAGGTAGCCCTTGAACGATACCGATcaaaagtgtgcaaaaaagcagcaacagctaCAACACATCCAACCGCACCGTCATCGTGAAGGGCGCGCGAACCTGCCACATCGATCACGTTGCTTGAGTAGATTCGATTCGGAATGGATGGGCCCGAGCAAGATGGGCTGTGGACTGGAAGGCTGGATTCCTTGAATCGAAGCGCGCAATTAGCTAAAGGGCAAACTGATCGCGCACACAAGCATTCCCGACTGACATTTCGATTCTCCGATGTAACGCCCAATGCTGACGgtcttcctccccccccccccttatcACATCTAAATAATGACCCTCCGGATATTCCTGCTCGCACCTCCCGGAGAACCGGGATGAGCGACATTATGATCTTTTCCGAATGCAaatgccgccgctgccgccaccATTACGTAGCGCTCGTACGGGTGAGCCTTCCGTAACTGTTACTGCTGTTACACGCGTCTCATTACATCAACCGCGCTTTGATCGTGTCGTGTCACCTTCCAGCGACGCATTCCACATCACAGCCGGAGACTTTAAACTGCTTCGGCAACACCGGAGAGGATAGGACGGTCGAGAGACACCCGCGTTCGAGATAATGGGCGATGGAattcttttccttccttcctccaGGCaagataacacacacacacatgctcagACGGTGAGCGATAGCCAGTCgcttgctgctggtgcgcgCAGGGGCACCGTGTAATCCATGCatggcaaatttgtcaacCCTTTCTGTGACATCAAGAGCAAGAGCACGACGGCCAACGATAGGCGAAAACCCCGGGGAGAGCTCCCTTGCGTTAGTCCCCGTTCCACCATGAGATGAATGGGAGTAGGGGAAGTAGGGGCGAGACtggaaagcaaaaataatgAGTGATAAGCGTCCGAAATGTGCGCTGGCGCCATAATTGTCAACGTCAAGATTATGGGACGCGCTggcagcaaagcaaaagaagaagaaaaaacagcgAAGAACAGGGGAGGAATATAGATCGGACAAAGCAACTTCACCCCATCCGCCATCCAAGCCTTTCCGGCTGGCTATCTTTTCGAGGGGCCACCTACGTCACACCGCAGTCATATGAATGAACATTATCTCACACGCACCCGCCGTATGCCGTGTCTGCTAGCACACTAACCGGCGTCATGGTGGCCCCAAGGCGGTCCCTCCGCTCGGTCGCCGAATAATTGATCGGGAGACTCTCCAAACAGGTCCGTACGGGCGTGTCCCACGGCATGGCGGGGTGGGTCcccataaacaaataaatcaaacggGGGCCGTACCAATCGATTGAGTAGCGTATTGGGGAAGCTTAAATACCGGACTATCCTcctgcttctgcttcttcccCGTCGCCCTTGCCATGGGCGTGATGCTAGATGGGCTTAACTAGCGCTGTATAACTCAGGATCTAATTGATCGGTTTGATAAAGTTGATATAAGCCATCTCTcttcccatcatcatcatcatcgtcatcatctcGTGTTCTTGTCGTGCTGTGCTATGGGTGGCCAATGGACTGATCAGCAGTCGGGCGCAAGTGGAGTGGGCGCAGACTCAGTCAAAAACTGAGTCTtgcaacaacgacaacagtcTTGTGGGGCCCAAGTCATCCGGCGTCGCCCGAGAATTAGATTAGCCTTCGTAACAATGGCTTCATTTCGGCTGATTCATATGCCCCATCGTCATGCTGCCTCTGCCATGTTCGGCAATTGAAACGAACTCCTTCTCTCGTTTACCTATCAGCAATCGGACACTACTCCGGGTGCGTGTCATGTCGACCACGACTGCGACGGAGATGATGGTCTAGAAGATGGAAAAAAGTAAGCCGCAAGCTTCGGAACGGCAAGATCGTATCACCGGAAGAGTGgcctttttttaaagcaaacatGTGTTCAATGCTTCGCCGCATCATCACAGCCAGACTTCAACATGGTGGTGCTGTGTGCGAGTTTCGATTGATTATTGGGCGATGGTGCGATGGTGGTGCATTATAAGGGCTTAGTTTTTCCTAACAGACCCGCAGCGAGCCCGAGCACAACTGGTAACAACTACAGGCGATATCGAGGAACATTAACAGCAAAAATGATATTCGCCTACTGGGATTGATGTATCCCATGCTTaacctcccaaaaaaaaaaaaacggtacacCGAATAACTTCCTATCGTCTCAATATTCTGCGCTTCGCGATCTGCTGCTTAGCAAACAAAACGATCCCGATCGGGTGACAGTGTCGCCGTCTATTGTTTTACTAGAGCTAGCTGACTTAGATATGATCCTACATCCTACGGGGTCGAGTACGACTCAGTAGACGGCCGTGGGAAGTAAAAGCGACATTAAACTCCGAACCGAAGattcaaaaaaacatacatacacaacacCATGCACGGAACGGATAATAATGATATTGCATACGGGTTGGCTCTTCTGGCCCTTTCCCCCTTACCCCTGCCCTTATCTTATTTGATCGTTACTACACCATTTTCTGTGTTACAAATTTTCCACAGCCACCACTGTAGGGACCTGCCCTACGGCACAACAGTATCGCACGATATTGCCTAGCGTTATTGCCACTGTGTCACGCTCTGATGACACTAAAAACTCAGTAATACGGGCCTCTAGCACAATTGTGCACACATACaacgacacacgcacatgctCGATCATCTAACTTTACGCGTTTGTTCTGCTGTCCAACTCCCTCGGAACCTGCACCATGCGCGACATGCTTTACACGTGTTTCGTATTACATATTCTGTGACCAAACGATCGATCCCGCGTAATTACCACTTTAGCGATCAAATTGATTCATTTAACGATATTTgtcgtgtgtgcatgttttttCATGCTTTCTTCCTGGCAGGCTCATAGTACTTACAAGTGATAGATTTCGGTTCGCTCATGCCTCTGCCGGTCCATGCACTTTTGATACGTTTTTCAATACGTTCTAACAGACTGTTGGGGTGCGCTTTTCTGCTGGCTGCTTGTATGATGGAGATgatgacgctgctgctgctgatgaagatgatgatgatctgGTTGAAGATGATGAGGCTGATGTTGTTGTAGCAGCAGTTCCGCCAGCGGCTGTATCGGTTCGACCgaattctgctgctgctgctgctgctgctgctgctgctgatgctccCTAGTAAAAGTAGTAGTACCGACCACTAGTAGCTACGACTCGAGCTTCACGTTCGTTTCGAGCGCAAACTGGAGCTGCGTCTGGAGCCGCTTGTTCTCCGCCAGCAGCTGGTTGATGCTTTCCTTTAGCTGCAGGTTCTCCAGCAGTATCTGGTCCTTTTCTGCAAGGCACTCGGTCAGCTTGTCGCTGGTGTCTTTCAACCGCGTAATGTACTCGCACGCTTTCGCCAGGATGCCGCCCTTCGACAGGTTCTCGCCCTGGCCGCCATTGTTCTGCTTGTTCTGCGTCTCGGACGACGGGCTGTTCATGTGCTCGGCGGGGATGATTTTGTTCAGCTCGTGGATCCAGTTGTTGATTTTGTCCCTCCGCCGTCTCTCGATCTCGTTGTGGTTCGCCCTTCGCCGATCATCGCGCTGTTGCTGTGAGTGAGAAGAAGTGGAGAACCGTCAGCGAAAAGTGGTATTTTGGgggatattttttttgttagaaaTGTAAGAAATGATTGAACTTGATTAACGATCCACAACCGAAACGACCCACAAAAGTATGCCATTCTGTGGTTTTGATAATCGTGtgctgtgatgatgatggtatcAACCGTTCCACGACGTCGATCACGTTTTTCCAGCCGCTTCTCCCATTTCTAATCGACTTTGTCAACGAGCCCGCACGTTCGAAAAAAAACGCCCTCCCAACCCTCTGATAATGCTGATTGATGCCAACGGCGGCCCGGCTTGCCCACGGCATAATCTAGCAGCCCATCCACATCCCATTTATTACTATCGGTACCGACGCACACCAGCCCAAACCACCGgatctgtgtatgtgtgtccttTTGGTTGGTTGTACAGAAACTCCGACCAGCAGCCCTAGCCAACCCTAAGGAGGTGGTGTGGTGGAGCCAAGCAAAGAGGACCACCACCAGCCACCAGCAAGCGTTCCTTCTCCTCGTGCCACTTTTGGCGCAAAAGCGCAACCGCAACGCACCACCCCTATTGCGCACTCCTCCTAGTACTGTCGCTGACTGGTCATTTATCTCCAGCGCGACTTGTGCGAcatgcgatttttttttgttttgttcgttttcgtTGCTGTTTCTCGCACTATTTCATTCACCTTGGCGCGGCATCGATGCATACGCGGGTTGCGTGGTTTTTATGCGCTCTTTGATAGTGTATTGAgctgcgcgcgcgcgcgagcacCAACGGCCGATGCCGCCGATCGGCAAGTTCAAATAACCAGTTTCGGTTAGTACCGGAGGAGAgtcctcgtcgtcgttgtcgacACCGTCACCGTGCCCGGGGGCGGCAAAAGGTAGTGAAgcccaacagcaacaaaaaagcactaCTGCTGCAGCTACTactacacacgtacacacacacatattggcATGGTCGGCATGGCCATCCTTGTCCCCCCAGACGCCTGGTACGTGTTCTTGACGAGATCGATCGGATAGATCTACTCGCGCGTTGTGACTACCAAGATGGTGGCCACTCGTTCCACTAGCGACCTCTCTGCATGGATGGTATGTTACCGTATGcacttgtatgtgtgtgtatgtgtgtgtgcgcacgcATGGCAGTCATTTACACTCCCGGCGAGTGGAAGTAAATCGTTTGATCGATCGGAAGCAGGCTGCCGGCTGGCAAGCCAGTGTGTGACAGTGGTGCTGGTTAATTGCTAATTAATGCCCTCTGTCGCGCGCTCCGTCACCGGTCTAATCGAAAACGTCAGAGGTTAAAAGGCCACCCCAGGGTGGAAGGGTATCAGGTGTATGCGCGTGTGACAAGTAACCGAAGAAATATAGAACGAGGTAGCTTAGACACTGCGACACCTCCAACTGCCTGCGAAAGGGCCAaagagagaaggaggaggTCGGCCAGGGCGTGAGAATACACGACCCGTGTACGCCTTCACCCCCTCTCAGGAAGCCCTATGCCGAAACTTCTGACAATCTTGAATGACCCCGTACGAGCGTACCATTCTTCTTCCAGCATCTCCAGGGTGCAAAcgagcaagagagaaagagagagagagagagagagagagggagaggggaaATGAGACCCTCTGATTAGTCGATAGCCTTGAACTTTATCGATGCATGCAATTGGGTGGTgcgtgcgggcgtgcgtgcaGCCTGCTTCAATAGAAATCGAATGTAGCAACCGCGTGCGCTGCTTCAGAAGAATTCCCAGCAATtgcttgtgctgctgctggtgcctcTGCTGCAAGCGATCTATCTAGGTCCGACCGGGAGAGGGACACTAGACGCCCGGTGACCAGACGGCACCATTCTCTCTGCCGAAGCGTGTATTCTTGGGCTCCTTCTTCGTGGGTCGCTACCAACaccaaccaccaaccaccatcaccggcGGGGTAGGTCATACCGGTGACTTTCGCTTTACGTCGTCGGCCGATGttgatgttttaattattcatgTCAAGGTTCGCACAGTGTGAGCGGTTGCGAGCGCGCACGCGCCCGCCTGCGGTGCAAGCTCCGGTGGGCATCGGAGTGGCATGGAAACAAATCAAAGCAGGTGAATGAATGAGCAGCAGAGCGCACACTTGTAAGCTATCGGAGGGCACCGCGACATCTATCTGCGGGGCTGCCGCGGGTCAAAGGGTTTGCCAGAGGGTAAGAACGTTCTTAACTCCACGGCACATCACCCGTCCCCATCGTGCGAAGTGAACTTTAAGCTAGGAGCTGCTCGTAGGCGATAGGATCGGTCAGACGACTTCATTGAGCGTAAAAAGGGATAGGTTAGGTTGTATTGATCGTGATCGGTAGGGTGTTGTTTTGCAGTTCGTTCACTATTGAAGGATTTGTTGGAGACAttcacaaataaaaatgacTCATGTGTTCAGCTGCTGCTCGAAAGTACGCGGGCTTTTGCTCAGTTTACTGATATCTCAGATGACAATTTGGGATTTGCGAGATCACAAATCTAAATGAAATTTCCATTTACTCATATCGAGCATCTCAGTTAAGTACACAAGCTTTGTAAATAATCAAGAGCATAGTCAAAATTTCAGTTGTTCGGATTTCGATTATTAAAAGCCAGATGTATGGCAAATATTTTAGAGAGTTGATGATAGgattcaaacatacacacgaaAACAGCATCTCGTCAGAGAGAGGATGACTCGTTGTTTCCAATTTTGCATGACAAGGTAGGCGATTGACGGTATACAGTAGTGATAAGACTTATCAACTGGCCTCCACGTGTATGTGGCTTGTCATCGTTGGATGATTTCTTGTAGCGGCACAATACCGCCAGCCTTTTTCCTACACAAACAATGGAAATAGGGTAATCACACTCCGAAAggtagagcagcagcagaaataATTTATCCAAAGGGTTTGCTGCGCGTGTCTCATTTGCATCCTTGCTACATGTGcgcaaattattaaattattcttAAATGCTACAGACTTAACAACTCATATCTCACCAACGGCCTCGGTCAATGCCATAGCTACGTTGATCCACTGTCACTCGATCACCAAGAGCCTGTTGTGCTCTTCGATGCCCCGACGTCCTAGAACCATCGAAAAATGGACACAATTACCAAGGGGCGCACAAGCGTGCGGCACCCGCTAAACACCGGAAAACCCTGACACTCGATTAGAGCAGCCTGTTGGGGTGGCGTGTGGCCACCGTGTGGCACATTGTAGATAAGCAAAAGGGACAGATGAGGGAGGCGATGATGGGTGCCGGACAAAACCAGATCACAGCCCAAAACAGTCCAAGGATAGATATTCCATCCTGGGGCCCGTGCGGGCCCTATCTTTCGCTCCACTGCCTCCATTGCCCCCTCCCACATTGTGATATTAATAGTGAAGCTCGTTAAGCAGCAGGTAGCGCCTTGCTGTGATCGCGTTGCCACGCCGGTATTGCGCCGCGCGCGACAACGGCTGCGCGGCTGCTGCGCTGGCTCACATTGTTGCGTtatcgtccgtgcttttttgCATGTCTGATGTAATGCGACAATCATACGCCCGGGGCCGACTCCCTGCCTCCATTTTCCGCGTGGAACGGCCCCTGAGGACCGAGCACCCATCGAGCGGCGTAAAGTGAAATCGTATTGTGAGGTTTTTTGTTCGATCAATCTCACTGCCCCGTGGACTGTGCTAACACGAATTTGTACAGCGAATTAGTACGGGTCCACTAAAAACGTTTTATTTGCTCTAGATCGGATGGGAAgagcggaggggggggggttggtagGTTGTACAGGTAAAAGCATAGCAGCAACATAACCTTCTAATGAAAAATGGTGGCACCATCGTGTGGCAGCGATCGCCGCGAAGGGGAGAGATCGAGCTGTCAGCAAAACGATTAGGACAGATCAGTTGAAAAGCCGCATGCATGAGGTTGGCGAGTGGGAGAGACGCAAAGGGCCACACTCCAGCTATAATATgatcgccaccaccaccaccgcctccaCCAACTTCACGGCTCAAACTTCCCCACCATCCGTGTCTTTCATCTCTTTTCCGCAGAAATTACGAACGGCCGTAGTGCCTCCCTTCTCGCCTGCCACTAGggcgcgatgatgatgacagtGACAACGACCAAAGCCGTACGATAATGATAATTTGAATATCAACAATACAATACCATCTCTTCccctatctttctctctctctttcggtGCAGTTCCGTCCGTGGTTACAGTTTCCCTTCGGCTCAATCTTTGCGGCGGGCAGTTTTTCCTACCCCTTCGGCAGGGGACAGGCCACATCTGTTTACGAACCGTGTGTGCGGGGGGTTGTGTGGCAAAAGTGTAATTTTTCGTTTACGTAAGTGCCCCTCACGCGCTCGTGTGTGGAAACGCGGCCTCGCGGCCaccgacgcacacacacacacacacgctttgcTGTCACCAAGGCCAGTGCTTTGAtggacaaaaaacaaaacaaaaatagaagcaGTAAATGTTCTTGATAACAGACACACTGAGGGCGCAGCGGTTTCGGAGGGTTCTTGTTTCGCACAGGCATGAGTCCGGGTTAGGCCACATTCTTGAGCGCAACCCCGTACACCCGCCGCGTTTGGCTTTCCCCGCTGTTGGGACATCCCCTGCTGCGAGGGACAGGAAATCGAGGCTTTCCGATACGCATGACGGTGGGATGATTTGATTGTGGTAAAGGCgtcttttttgcttcttattTTGCAACTCGCAAACGACACTCGAAGGCGGCGACTGGACCTTGGGACTTGACCGGGTCGCATCGGTTGCCCAATGCCCGTACCGTCCCAAACCCTGCTCCGGAtcaggatgatgatgatgatgatgatgacgatgagaAGAAAGTGTTTTAACACTCCATTGCAGATAAGATAAGGATAAGAACGGACAAACACCAACCAAACAGTGGCCCGTTGgccggtgtgagtgtgcgcggCGTCCACCGACGTGATGGGTCACACATGGCAAGCGTCAGAGCACATTCATCGAGGTTACACACGCTACCGTGACCGCGTTTGGAGTGGGCGCAGCGCACATGCTCAGCCGATGCTAAAGCTAAAGAGGTTGGAAAGAGCACTGTTTCCTTCGCGCCCAGTGTGCTGCAGTTCTGTTTGTCACCCACTTTTCTTGAGTGTGCTGCAGGCATGCTTCTTGACTTTGGGCTAGTCGGAATTTCCACCCTCGCCCGCGTGCATTCATAACTTTGAAGGGCACTCTCACTCGTGTGAATCACACTCTTTGGGGTGTTGTCACTTACCTTTCGATTTAGGTTCGTGTCACCGTTGCAGTCGGAGGATCGCTGCACCCCCCGGACACTGTTGGCGGAGCGGGACTGTTTTACGTTGtcgttgtttttcttaaacACTAGAAAAGAGCCTGCGGGTacgagaaagggagagaaaggAGAGAATGTGCGCTATTAGTGGACGGTTCACACTTACACAGACGgagacaataaaaaaaaaaacaataacagtaCACAAccattcacacatacacactacaaACAATAAAGAAGCAAGACATTTCTTTTACAGGCAAGAAAGATAACAAAATGTTATAAACTACtcgaaaatagaaacaaaaatgcataaatacacacacacacacatacacacaaatacacacggataaaaagagaaggaaac
This is a stretch of genomic DNA from Anopheles merus strain MAF chromosome 2R, AmerM5.1, whole genome shotgun sequence. It encodes these proteins:
- the LOC121587896 gene encoding upstream stimulatory factor 1-like isoform X3 yields the protein MNKLDYDVDCLEISDDLISMAEDNTLGDFSHIDDDLQFTVKNDGSFLVFKKNNDNVKQSRSANSVRGVQRSSDCNGDTNLNRKQQRDDRRRANHNEIERRRRDKINNWIHELNKIIPAEHMNSPSSETQNKQNNGGQGENLSKGGILAKACEYITRLKDTSDKLTECLAEKDQILLENLQLKESINQLLAENKRLQTQLQFALETNVKLES
- the LOC121587896 gene encoding uncharacterized protein LOC121587896 isoform X2, whose product is MDERDDLISMAEDNTLGDFSHIDDDLQFTVKNDGMLALRLIQVADSLDSPNFITGSPASPYPTLTNSSNDPSQCSFLVFKKNNDNVKQSRSANSVRGVQRSSDCNGDTNLNRKQQRDDRRRANHNEIERRRRDKINNWIHELNKIIPAEHMNSPSSETQNKQNNGGQGENLSKGGILAKACEYITRLKDTSDKLTECLAEKDQILLENLQLKESINQLLAENKRLQTQLQFALETNVKLES
- the LOC121587896 gene encoding uncharacterized protein LOC121587896 isoform X1 is translated as MNKLDYDVDCLEISDDLISMAEDNTLGDFSHIDDDLQFTVKNDGMLALRLIQVADSLDSPNFITGSPASPYPTLTNSSNDPSQCSFLVFKKNNDNVKQSRSANSVRGVQRSSDCNGDTNLNRKQQRDDRRRANHNEIERRRRDKINNWIHELNKIIPAEHMNSPSSETQNKQNNGGQGENLSKGGILAKACEYITRLKDTSDKLTECLAEKDQILLENLQLKESINQLLAENKRLQTQLQFALETNVKLES